The following proteins are co-located in the Clostridiales bacterium genome:
- a CDS encoding FAD-binding oxidoreductase yields the protein MSYKKFDQEDLKAIQGMIKENERILFGEEINEEYSHDELSDTASFPDVVVMVKTTEEVSAIMKYAYEHTIPVTPRGSGTGLVGASVAMENGIMLDTTLMNSVLELDEDNLTITVEPGVLLMELAAYVQDRDFFYPPDPGEKSATIGGNISTNAGGMRAVKYGVTRDYVRGLEVVLPDGTVVEFGGKVVKNSTGYALKDLMVGSEGTLGIITKATLKLLPLPRKAISLLIPFPTLEQAIRTVPFIIKSKTIPTAIEFMQREVILDAEKYLGKKFPDNSADAYLLLKFDGNSTEDIEKDYESVAQICLEQGAIDILISDTNEREESIWKARGAFLEAIKGSTTYMDEVDVVVPRSSVNEMVEYIHGLYKEVNIRIKSFGHAGDGNLHAYILKDDLTEEEWEEKMKDAMDRIYGKARALSGQVSGEHGIGYAKKSYLMESMDPATVEIMRGIKKAFDPKNILNPRKVCQI from the coding sequence ATGAGCTACAAAAAATTCGATCAGGAAGACTTAAAAGCAATTCAAGGAATGATAAAGGAAAATGAGCGGATTCTTTTTGGTGAGGAAATCAATGAAGAATACAGCCATGACGAATTGAGCGATACCGCCAGTTTTCCAGACGTCGTTGTAATGGTAAAAACCACAGAAGAAGTTTCTGCTATCATGAAATATGCTTATGAACATACCATTCCCGTTACGCCCAGGGGATCCGGTACCGGACTCGTTGGGGCATCTGTAGCAATGGAAAACGGCATTATGCTGGATACCACCTTGATGAACAGCGTGCTGGAGCTGGACGAAGACAACCTTACGATTACCGTCGAGCCTGGTGTGCTGCTGATGGAACTCGCTGCTTACGTACAGGACAGAGACTTTTTCTATCCTCCCGACCCCGGTGAAAAGTCAGCTACCATCGGCGGGAATATCAGTACCAATGCAGGAGGGATGAGAGCAGTTAAATATGGTGTTACCAGAGATTATGTCCGTGGTCTTGAAGTGGTACTCCCCGACGGAACCGTTGTGGAATTCGGTGGAAAAGTGGTAAAAAACAGCACGGGGTATGCGCTGAAGGACTTAATGGTAGGCTCTGAAGGAACCCTTGGCATCATTACAAAAGCAACCTTAAAGCTGTTGCCTTTGCCGAGAAAAGCCATCAGTCTTCTGATTCCGTTTCCCACACTGGAACAGGCAATCAGGACCGTACCATTCATCATAAAGTCTAAAACCATACCAACGGCCATTGAGTTCATGCAGAGAGAAGTAATTCTGGACGCAGAAAAATATCTGGGAAAGAAGTTTCCGGACAACAGCGCTGATGCATATCTTCTTTTGAAATTTGACGGAAATTCCACAGAGGATATTGAAAAAGATTATGAATCTGTGGCTCAGATTTGCTTAGAGCAGGGTGCCATCGATATTCTGATCTCCGATACAAACGAACGAGAGGAATCCATTTGGAAAGCAAGAGGCGCGTTTTTGGAAGCAATCAAGGGTTCTACAACCTACATGGACGAAGTGGACGTGGTTGTTCCCAGAAGTTCTGTCAATGAAATGGTAGAATACATTCATGGCCTATATAAAGAAGTCAACATCCGTATTAAGAGCTTTGGTCATGCAGGAGATGGAAATCTTCATGCATACATCCTGAAGGATGACTTGACCGAAGAGGAGTGGGAGGAAAAGATGAAAGATGCCATGGATCGGATCTATGGCAAGGCAAGAGCGCTGAGCGGACAGGTGTCTGGTGAGCACGGCATTGGATATGCTAAAAAATCATATCTCATGGAGTCCATGGATCCAGCAACCGTTGAGATAATGAGAGGGATTAAGAAAGCGTTCGATCCGAAAAACATACTGAATCCCCGTAAAGTATGCCAGATATAG